A single genomic interval of Lathyrus oleraceus cultivar Zhongwan6 chromosome 7, CAAS_Psat_ZW6_1.0, whole genome shotgun sequence harbors:
- the LOC127103265 gene encoding E3 ubiquitin-protein ligase WAV3 has product MASKWRKVKLAFGFNSCIHIPKQLDDSSPSLNTNARFSADTSADTSASTLTLQSPSSSAHRSLKSPKGTCAICLNTLKPGNGQAIFTAECSHAFHFHCITSNVKHGNQICPVCRAKWREVPFQSPDLHPRSSQLTRDNGWPAAIRRLPSSNQVNPGGQISSLYHVTEPAIFDDDEPIDQHTSIPCNNNGNETNHHDIINKVEIRTYPEVSSVPKSASHDAFAVLIHLKAPQSERTQNISGNDTDSSPPPVENSRASVDLVTVLDVSGSMLGTKLALLKRAMGFVIQNMGPSDRLSVIAFSSTARRIFPLRRMTEIGRQEALHAVNSLVSNGGTNIAEGLRKGAKVFSDRRWKNPVCSIILLSDGQDTYTVNSRPGVGADYQSLVPNTIHRNNNSLGLQIPVHAFGFGADHDATSMHSISEISGGTFSFIEAEEVIQDAFAQCIGGLLSVVVQEVQLEIRCVHPRLQLSSIKAGSYRTSLTADGRMASINVGDLYAEEERDFLVTVNVPIDSSNDEMSLLNVKGFYRDPITKEMIALEETSEVKIERPNISRELVVSIEVDRQRNRLRAAEAMSEARIAAERGQLSSAVSVLDICHKTLCESVSAKAGDRLCVSLAAELKEMQERMANQHIYEQSGRAYVLSGLSSHSAQRATARGDSTDSTTLLQSYQTPSMVDMVTRSQTMVLGAPPLTRRILQPAKSFPERHRR; this is encoded by the exons ATGGCAAGCAAATGGAGAAAAGTCAAGCTAGCTTTCGGATTCAATTCCTGTATTCACATTCCTAAACAGTTAGATGATTCCTCTCCATCTCTCAACACCAACGCAAGATTCTCCGCTGACACCTCCGCCGACACCTCCGCCTCTACTCTAACTCTTCAATCACCTTCCTCCTCTGCTCACCGATCACTCAAATCCCCCAAG GGAACTTGTGCAATATGCCTGAACACATTGAAACCAGGGAATGGCCAGGCCATTTTTACTGCAGAGTGCTCTCACGCTTTCCATTTCCACTGTATCACTTCCAATGTAAAACACGGGAACCAAATTTGCCCTGTTTGTCGAGCAAAGTGGAGAGAAGTTCCTTTTCAGAGCCCTGATTTACATCCTCGAAGCAGTCAATTAACAAGAGATAATGGGTGGCCGGCTGCCATAAGGAGGCTTCCGTCTTCTAATCAAGTCAATCCCGGTGGACAGATTTCATCACTTTATCATGTTACCGAACCGGCtatttttgatgatgatgaacctATTGATCAACACACTTCAATTCCTTGCAACAACAATGGTAACGAGACTAATCATCACGATATAATAAATAAAGTTGAGATCAGAACATATCCTGAGGTTTCATCTGTTCCAAAATCAGCCTCTCATGACGCCTTTGCCGTGTTAATTCATCTCAAAGCTCCTCAGTCCGAGAGAACACAAAATATTTCCGGAAACGATACTGATTCATCACCACCTCCGGTTGAAAACTCTCGCGCTTCGGTTGACCTTGTTACTGTCCTTGATGTAAGCGGTAGCATGTTAGGTACTAAGCTTGCTTTGCTGAAACGAGCTATGGGTTTTGTCATTCAGAATATGGGTCCCTCAGACCGACTGTCTGTCATTGCCTTCTCCTCCACAGCGCGCCGCATCTTTCCTCTTCGGAGGATGACTGAAATCGGACGGCAAGAGGCGTTGCATGCTGTTAATTCTTTGGTTTCAAACGGTGGAACAAACATTGCCGAAGGCTTGAGGAAAGGTGCCAAAGTGTTTTCCGATCGACGATGGAAGAATCCAGTTTGCAGCATCATATTACTCTCGGATGGACAAGATACATACACAGTCAATAGCAGACCAGGTGTCGGAGCAGATTACCAGTCACTTGTCCCGAACACCATTCACCGTAATAATAACAGTCTAGGCTTGCAGATACCTGTGCATGCATTCGGCTTCGGCGCTGACCACGATGCTACTTCAATGCATTCAATCTCTGAAATATCAGGAGGTACATTTTCTTTTATTGAAGCCGAGGAAGTAATTCAGGACGCATTTGCGCAGTGTATCGGTGGACTGTTGAGTGTAGTAGTGCAGGAGGTACAATTAGAAATCAGGTGTGTTCATCCTCGGCTGCAACTTAGTTCGATAAAAGCAGGAAGTTATCGAACAAGTTTGACAGCCGATGGAAGAATGGCTTCGATTAATGTCGGAGATTTGTATGCCGAAGAAGAGAGGGACTTTTTGGTGACAGTCAATGTTCCAATTGATAGTTCCAATGATGAGATGTCATTGTTGAATGTTAAAGGTTTTTATAGAGACCCTATAACAAAGGAAATGATAGCTTTGGAAGAAACTAGTGAAGTAAAAATCGAGAGACCAAACATAAGTAGAGAACTAGTCGTGTCAATTGAAGTAGACAGACAGCGGAACAGGCTTCGAGCAGCCGAGGCAATGTCGGAGGCAAGAATTGCAGCTGAACGCGGCCAACTCTCTTCTGCAGTTTCCGTCTTAGATATCTGTCATAAGACATTGTGCGAATCTGTTTCTGCTAAAGCCGGTGACCGGTTATGCGTTTCACTTGCTGCCGAACTAAAGGAAATGCAAGAGAGAATGGCTAACCAACATATCTACGAGCAGTCTGGAAGAGCCTATGTTTTATCAGGATTGAGCTCGCATTCAGCGCAAAGAGCAACGGCGCGTGGAGATTCTACTGATAGCACAACTCTCTTGCAGTCGTATCAAACTCCTTCGATGGTTGATATGGTGACACGTTCGCAGACGATGGTGCTTGGTGCTCCTCCACTGACGAGGCGTATCCTTCAACCTGCTAAATCATTTCCTGAAAGGCACAGAAGATGA